From one Gossypium hirsutum isolate 1008001.06 chromosome D08, Gossypium_hirsutum_v2.1, whole genome shotgun sequence genomic stretch:
- the LOC107919515 gene encoding wiskott-Aldrich syndrome protein family member 2 — protein MPIKKDPSIPPPMISKIGPYTVFVTPSSTPSPTDPPVFHSPKKAAPPSPSPYPSAPPPVQPPPQQFDKSFLTSQSLSDGSFLGFFKNAAFKLQNAHSSLDDHLARWLGLNQSKYQWALDDYYESKGLEKEGVKVKEISSKIQSV, from the exons ATGCCAATCAAAAAAGATCCTTCGATTCCACCGCCGATGATCAGCAAGATCGGCCCTTACACCGTCTTCGTTACCCCTTCGTCAACCCCTTCTCCAACTGACCCTCCTGTTTTTCACTCTCCCAAGAAGGCGGCGCCGCCTTCTCCTTCTCCTTATCCTTCTGCTCCGCCGCCTGTCCAGCCACCTCCCCAACAGTTCGACAAGTCTTTCCTTACTTCCCAATCCCTTTCCGATGGTTCATTTTTGGGTTTCTTCAAAAACGCTGCCTTCAAACTCCAAAACG CTCATTCAAGCTTGGATGACCATTTAGCTCGTTGGTTAGGCTTAAATCAGTCCAAGTATCAATGGGCATTGGACGATTATTATGAGAGCAAGGGATTG GAAAAGGAAGGTGTAAAAGTGAAAGAAATATCTAGCAAAATACAGAGTGTGTAG
- the LOC107919514 gene encoding VIN3-like protein 2 isoform X3, which translates to MDSSFEGVALDPSKCSKLSMDEKRELVYELSKRTSRASEMLQSWSRQEILQVLCAEMGKERKYTGLTKLKIIENLLKIVAEKNSGDHEGVTDPESHSSLSSGSRLSKRQRKADYPSRLPIPVNDPVIRNGGNDMINAIYCKNSACKATLRQDDTFCKRCSCCICYKFDDNKDPSLWLICSSEPPFLGNSCGMSCHLECALKHEKSGIGKDKQHAVLDGSFYCVACGKVNDLLGCWRKQLMAAKDTRRVDILCYRVSLGQKLLTRTEKYRKISEIVDEAVKLLEAEVGPLTGLPVKIGRGIVNRLSSGPEVQKLCSLAVESLDKMRFDTISHSIPAIVRFEDVRPTSVTVIVGTEGPLVSTIIAYTLWHRKAHDRDYPAKSTCIMFVPKTRFVVTGLTPATEYYFKIVSFDGTREFGPWEVPISTSCSVDEGPGCPMMERSQSPATNCSSLSNPSSVEDETNNITPYSDQNDDRADNYITYCKDTDKIVSTSLSKGTINCTVLGEDGIPEVPMLGEERAMEMVGPILDSDALIVEKNPTSEDRITEETSTDNGSDTLVETDTEHLPFVGCSEAGLPITPCRMEIIKNIQGRSGRSKSSNKEAENGTGKGEDPQDGSTSKKKTGERQDEECMENGLSDTDFEHYVKVIRWLECKGHIEKNFRQKFLTWYSLRATPQEVRIVKVFVDIFISDPASLAEQLVDTFSDCISSKGSSVVPAGFCMKLWH; encoded by the exons ATGGATTCCTCTTTTGAAG GAGTTGCGCTCGATCCATCAAAATGTAGTAAATTGAGCATGGATGAAAAGCGAGAACTCGTATATGAATTATCAAAGAGGACAAGTAGAGCCTCTGAAATGCTACAATCATGGAGCCGCCAAGAGATTTTACAAGTCCTATGTGCCGAGATGGGGAAGGAAAGGAAATATACCGGTTTGACTAAgcttaaaattattgaaaacttgTTGAAAATTGTAGCCGAAAAGAATTCAGGGGATCATGAAGGTGTGACGGATCCCGAATCACATTCATCCCTATCAAGTGGCTCGAGATTATCCAAAAGGCAAAGGAAAGCCGATTATCCTTCTCGACTTCCTATTCCAGTGAATGATCCTGTAATCCGTAATGGCGGCAATGACATGATTAATGCTATATATTGCAAAAACTCGGCTTGCAAAGCTACCTTGAGACAAGACGATACATTTTGCAAGAGGTGTTCGTGCTGCATCTGTTATAAGTTCGATGACAATAAGGATCCTAGTCTATGGTTAATTTGTAGTTCGGAGCCTCCTTTCCTGGGAAACTCTTGTGGCATGTCGTGTCATCTCGAGTGTGCTTTAAAACATGAAAAGTCCGGTATTGGTAAAGATAAACAACATGCTGTTCTTGATGGGAGCTTTTATTGTGTAGCATGTGGGAAAGTAAATGATTTGCTTGG GTGCTGGAGAAAACAACTTATGGCTGCAAAAGATACAAGGAGGGTCGACATTCTCTGTTATCGCGTTTCTTTAGGCCAGAAACTTCTTACTAGGACTGAAAAATATCGTAAGATTTCTGAGATTGTTGATGAAGCTGTTAAGTTGCTTGAAGCTGAGGTTGGTCCATTAACTGGTTTGCCCGTTAAGATAGGTAGGGGTATAGTCAATAGGCTTTCTTCGGGACCTGAAGTTCAAAAACTATGTTCTTTAGCTGTGGAATCACTGGACAAAATGCGTTTCGATACTATCTCACATTCGATACCAG CAATAGTACGTTTTGAAGATGTTCGTCCGACTTCTGTTACTGTGATTGTGGGTACCGAAGGACCTTTAGTGAGCACTATTATCGCTTACACCTTATGGCATCGCAAGGCTCATGATCGGGATTACCCTGCTAAATCGACTTGTATCATGTTTGTGCCGAAGACCAGGTTTGTTGTCACGGGGCTAACTCCAGCTACGGAATATTATTTCAAAATCGTGTCATTTGATGGTACAAGAGAGTTCGGCCCGTGGGAAGTTCCGATTTCAACAAGCTGTAGTGTTGATGAAGGCCCGGGCTGCCCGATGATGGAGAGAAGCCAAAGCCCGGCAACCAATTGTAGCAGCCTTTCAAATCCTTCTTCAGTGGAGGACGAAACTAATAACATTACTCCGTACAGTGATCAGAATGACGACCGGGCAGACAATTACATTACGTATTGCAAGGACACAGATAAAATTGTTTCCACGAGTTTATCGAAAGGTACTATCAACTGCACTGTCCTTGGTGAAGATGGAATTCCGGAAGTTCCTATGTTGGGTGAGGAACGTGCAATGGAGATGGTTGGTCCGATTCTTGATTCCGATGCATTAATTGTTGAGAAAAATCCCACATCTGAGGACCGAATTACTGAGGAGACAAGCACCGATAATGGCTCTGACACCCTGGTTGAGACTGATACCGAGCATTTACCATTTGTCGGTTGTTCCGAAGCTGGGTTACCAATCACTCCCTGCAGGAtggaaataataaaaaacatacaAGGAAGAAGTGGAAGATCGAAGTCTAGCAACAAGGAAGCCGAGAATGGGACAGGGAAAGGAGAAGACCCTCAAGACGGAAGCACTTCAAAGAAGAAAACCGGAGAACGACAAGACGAGGAATGCATGGAAAACGGTCTCTCAGATACGGATTTCGAGCATTACGTGAAGGTAATCAGATGGTTAGAATGCAAAGGACATATCGAAAAGAACTTCAGACAGAAATTCCTCACCTGGTACAGCTTAAGAGCAACCCCGCAAGAAGTAAGGATCGTGAAAGTATTCGTTGATATCTTCATTTCCGATCCAGCATCTCTTGCGGAGCAGCTCGTGGACACATTCTCCGATTGTATCTCCAGCAAAGGATCATCCGTCGTACCGGCTGGCTTTTGCATGAAGCTTTGGCATTGA
- the LOC107919514 gene encoding VIN3-like protein 2 isoform X2: protein MDSSFEGVALDPSKCSKLSMDEKRELVYELSKRTSRASEMLQSWSRQEILQVLCAEMGKERKYTGLTKLKIIENLLKIVAEKNSGDHEGVTDPESHSSLSSGSRLSKRQRKADYPSRLPIPVNDPVIRNGGNDMINAIYCKNSACKATLRQDDTFCKRCSCCICYKFDDNKDPSLWLICSSEPPFLGNSCGMSCHLECALKHEKSGIGKDKQHAVLDGSFYCVACGKVNDLLGCWRKQLMAAKDTRRVDILCYRVSLGQKLLTRTEKYRKISEIVDEAVKLLEAEVGPLTGLPVKIGRGIVNRLSSGPEVQKLCSLAVESLDKMRFDTISHSIPGSCLTPPAIVRFEDVRPTSVTVIVGTEGPLVSTIIAYTLWHRKAHDRDYPAKSTCIMFVPKTRFVVTGLTPATEYYFKIVSFDGTREFGPWEVPISTSCSVDEGPGCPMMERSQSPATNCSSLSNPSSVEDETNNITPYSDQNDDRADNYITYCKDTDKIVSTSLSKGTINCTVLGEDGIPEVPMLGEERAMEMVGPILDSDALIVEKNPTSEDRITEETSTDNGSDTLVETDTEHLPFVGCSEAGLPITPCRMEIIKNIQGRSGRSKSSNKEAENGTGKGEDPQDGSTSKKKTGERQDEECMENGLSDTDFEHYVKVIRWLECKGHIEKNFRQKFLTWYSLRATPQEVRIVKVFVDIFISDPASLAEQLVDTFSDCISSKGSSVVPAGFCMKLWH, encoded by the exons ATGGATTCCTCTTTTGAAG GAGTTGCGCTCGATCCATCAAAATGTAGTAAATTGAGCATGGATGAAAAGCGAGAACTCGTATATGAATTATCAAAGAGGACAAGTAGAGCCTCTGAAATGCTACAATCATGGAGCCGCCAAGAGATTTTACAAGTCCTATGTGCCGAGATGGGGAAGGAAAGGAAATATACCGGTTTGACTAAgcttaaaattattgaaaacttgTTGAAAATTGTAGCCGAAAAGAATTCAGGGGATCATGAAGGTGTGACGGATCCCGAATCACATTCATCCCTATCAAGTGGCTCGAGATTATCCAAAAGGCAAAGGAAAGCCGATTATCCTTCTCGACTTCCTATTCCAGTGAATGATCCTGTAATCCGTAATGGCGGCAATGACATGATTAATGCTATATATTGCAAAAACTCGGCTTGCAAAGCTACCTTGAGACAAGACGATACATTTTGCAAGAGGTGTTCGTGCTGCATCTGTTATAAGTTCGATGACAATAAGGATCCTAGTCTATGGTTAATTTGTAGTTCGGAGCCTCCTTTCCTGGGAAACTCTTGTGGCATGTCGTGTCATCTCGAGTGTGCTTTAAAACATGAAAAGTCCGGTATTGGTAAAGATAAACAACATGCTGTTCTTGATGGGAGCTTTTATTGTGTAGCATGTGGGAAAGTAAATGATTTGCTTGG GTGCTGGAGAAAACAACTTATGGCTGCAAAAGATACAAGGAGGGTCGACATTCTCTGTTATCGCGTTTCTTTAGGCCAGAAACTTCTTACTAGGACTGAAAAATATCGTAAGATTTCTGAGATTGTTGATGAAGCTGTTAAGTTGCTTGAAGCTGAGGTTGGTCCATTAACTGGTTTGCCCGTTAAGATAGGTAGGGGTATAGTCAATAGGCTTTCTTCGGGACCTGAAGTTCAAAAACTATGTTCTTTAGCTGTGGAATCACTGGACAAAATGCGTTTCGATACTATCTCACATTCGATACCAG GTTCATGTTTGACTCCACCAGCAATAGTACGTTTTGAAGATGTTCGTCCGACTTCTGTTACTGTGATTGTGGGTACCGAAGGACCTTTAGTGAGCACTATTATCGCTTACACCTTATGGCATCGCAAGGCTCATGATCGGGATTACCCTGCTAAATCGACTTGTATCATGTTTGTGCCGAAGACCAGGTTTGTTGTCACGGGGCTAACTCCAGCTACGGAATATTATTTCAAAATCGTGTCATTTGATGGTACAAGAGAGTTCGGCCCGTGGGAAGTTCCGATTTCAACAAGCTGTAGTGTTGATGAAGGCCCGGGCTGCCCGATGATGGAGAGAAGCCAAAGCCCGGCAACCAATTGTAGCAGCCTTTCAAATCCTTCTTCAGTGGAGGACGAAACTAATAACATTACTCCGTACAGTGATCAGAATGACGACCGGGCAGACAATTACATTACGTATTGCAAGGACACAGATAAAATTGTTTCCACGAGTTTATCGAAAGGTACTATCAACTGCACTGTCCTTGGTGAAGATGGAATTCCGGAAGTTCCTATGTTGGGTGAGGAACGTGCAATGGAGATGGTTGGTCCGATTCTTGATTCCGATGCATTAATTGTTGAGAAAAATCCCACATCTGAGGACCGAATTACTGAGGAGACAAGCACCGATAATGGCTCTGACACCCTGGTTGAGACTGATACCGAGCATTTACCATTTGTCGGTTGTTCCGAAGCTGGGTTACCAATCACTCCCTGCAGGAtggaaataataaaaaacatacaAGGAAGAAGTGGAAGATCGAAGTCTAGCAACAAGGAAGCCGAGAATGGGACAGGGAAAGGAGAAGACCCTCAAGACGGAAGCACTTCAAAGAAGAAAACCGGAGAACGACAAGACGAGGAATGCATGGAAAACGGTCTCTCAGATACGGATTTCGAGCATTACGTGAAGGTAATCAGATGGTTAGAATGCAAAGGACATATCGAAAAGAACTTCAGACAGAAATTCCTCACCTGGTACAGCTTAAGAGCAACCCCGCAAGAAGTAAGGATCGTGAAAGTATTCGTTGATATCTTCATTTCCGATCCAGCATCTCTTGCGGAGCAGCTCGTGGACACATTCTCCGATTGTATCTCCAGCAAAGGATCATCCGTCGTACCGGCTGGCTTTTGCATGAAGCTTTGGCATTGA
- the LOC107919514 gene encoding VIN3-like protein 2 isoform X1, with protein MDSSFEGVALDPSKCSKLSMDEKRELVYELSKRTSRASEMLQSWSRQEILQVLCAEMGKERKYTGLTKLKIIENLLKIVAEKNSGDHEGVTDPESHSSLSSGSRLSKRQRKADYPSRLPIPVNDPVIRNGGNDMINAIYCKNSACKATLRQDDTFCKRCSCCICYKFDDNKDPSLWLICSSEPPFLGNSCGMSCHLECALKHEKSGIGKDKQHAVLDGSFYCVACGKVNDLLGCWRKQLMAAKDTRRVDILCYRVSLGQKLLTRTEKYRKISEIVDEAVKLLEAEVGPLTGLPVKIGRGIVNRLSSGPEVQKLCSLAVESLDKMRFDTISHSIPAGSCLTPPAIVRFEDVRPTSVTVIVGTEGPLVSTIIAYTLWHRKAHDRDYPAKSTCIMFVPKTRFVVTGLTPATEYYFKIVSFDGTREFGPWEVPISTSCSVDEGPGCPMMERSQSPATNCSSLSNPSSVEDETNNITPYSDQNDDRADNYITYCKDTDKIVSTSLSKGTINCTVLGEDGIPEVPMLGEERAMEMVGPILDSDALIVEKNPTSEDRITEETSTDNGSDTLVETDTEHLPFVGCSEAGLPITPCRMEIIKNIQGRSGRSKSSNKEAENGTGKGEDPQDGSTSKKKTGERQDEECMENGLSDTDFEHYVKVIRWLECKGHIEKNFRQKFLTWYSLRATPQEVRIVKVFVDIFISDPASLAEQLVDTFSDCISSKGSSVVPAGFCMKLWH; from the exons ATGGATTCCTCTTTTGAAG GAGTTGCGCTCGATCCATCAAAATGTAGTAAATTGAGCATGGATGAAAAGCGAGAACTCGTATATGAATTATCAAAGAGGACAAGTAGAGCCTCTGAAATGCTACAATCATGGAGCCGCCAAGAGATTTTACAAGTCCTATGTGCCGAGATGGGGAAGGAAAGGAAATATACCGGTTTGACTAAgcttaaaattattgaaaacttgTTGAAAATTGTAGCCGAAAAGAATTCAGGGGATCATGAAGGTGTGACGGATCCCGAATCACATTCATCCCTATCAAGTGGCTCGAGATTATCCAAAAGGCAAAGGAAAGCCGATTATCCTTCTCGACTTCCTATTCCAGTGAATGATCCTGTAATCCGTAATGGCGGCAATGACATGATTAATGCTATATATTGCAAAAACTCGGCTTGCAAAGCTACCTTGAGACAAGACGATACATTTTGCAAGAGGTGTTCGTGCTGCATCTGTTATAAGTTCGATGACAATAAGGATCCTAGTCTATGGTTAATTTGTAGTTCGGAGCCTCCTTTCCTGGGAAACTCTTGTGGCATGTCGTGTCATCTCGAGTGTGCTTTAAAACATGAAAAGTCCGGTATTGGTAAAGATAAACAACATGCTGTTCTTGATGGGAGCTTTTATTGTGTAGCATGTGGGAAAGTAAATGATTTGCTTGG GTGCTGGAGAAAACAACTTATGGCTGCAAAAGATACAAGGAGGGTCGACATTCTCTGTTATCGCGTTTCTTTAGGCCAGAAACTTCTTACTAGGACTGAAAAATATCGTAAGATTTCTGAGATTGTTGATGAAGCTGTTAAGTTGCTTGAAGCTGAGGTTGGTCCATTAACTGGTTTGCCCGTTAAGATAGGTAGGGGTATAGTCAATAGGCTTTCTTCGGGACCTGAAGTTCAAAAACTATGTTCTTTAGCTGTGGAATCACTGGACAAAATGCGTTTCGATACTATCTCACATTCGATACCAG CAGGTTCATGTTTGACTCCACCAGCAATAGTACGTTTTGAAGATGTTCGTCCGACTTCTGTTACTGTGATTGTGGGTACCGAAGGACCTTTAGTGAGCACTATTATCGCTTACACCTTATGGCATCGCAAGGCTCATGATCGGGATTACCCTGCTAAATCGACTTGTATCATGTTTGTGCCGAAGACCAGGTTTGTTGTCACGGGGCTAACTCCAGCTACGGAATATTATTTCAAAATCGTGTCATTTGATGGTACAAGAGAGTTCGGCCCGTGGGAAGTTCCGATTTCAACAAGCTGTAGTGTTGATGAAGGCCCGGGCTGCCCGATGATGGAGAGAAGCCAAAGCCCGGCAACCAATTGTAGCAGCCTTTCAAATCCTTCTTCAGTGGAGGACGAAACTAATAACATTACTCCGTACAGTGATCAGAATGACGACCGGGCAGACAATTACATTACGTATTGCAAGGACACAGATAAAATTGTTTCCACGAGTTTATCGAAAGGTACTATCAACTGCACTGTCCTTGGTGAAGATGGAATTCCGGAAGTTCCTATGTTGGGTGAGGAACGTGCAATGGAGATGGTTGGTCCGATTCTTGATTCCGATGCATTAATTGTTGAGAAAAATCCCACATCTGAGGACCGAATTACTGAGGAGACAAGCACCGATAATGGCTCTGACACCCTGGTTGAGACTGATACCGAGCATTTACCATTTGTCGGTTGTTCCGAAGCTGGGTTACCAATCACTCCCTGCAGGAtggaaataataaaaaacatacaAGGAAGAAGTGGAAGATCGAAGTCTAGCAACAAGGAAGCCGAGAATGGGACAGGGAAAGGAGAAGACCCTCAAGACGGAAGCACTTCAAAGAAGAAAACCGGAGAACGACAAGACGAGGAATGCATGGAAAACGGTCTCTCAGATACGGATTTCGAGCATTACGTGAAGGTAATCAGATGGTTAGAATGCAAAGGACATATCGAAAAGAACTTCAGACAGAAATTCCTCACCTGGTACAGCTTAAGAGCAACCCCGCAAGAAGTAAGGATCGTGAAAGTATTCGTTGATATCTTCATTTCCGATCCAGCATCTCTTGCGGAGCAGCTCGTGGACACATTCTCCGATTGTATCTCCAGCAAAGGATCATCCGTCGTACCGGCTGGCTTTTGCATGAAGCTTTGGCATTGA
- the LOC107919516 gene encoding adagio protein 1 translates to MEWDSNSDLSGDEDEGFVFNDGDPLPFPVQNLLQTAPCGFVVTDAIEPDHPIVYINTIFEMVTGYRAEEVIGRNCRFLQYRGPFAKRRHPLVDSSVVSEIRRCLEEGIEFQGELLNFRKDGSPLMNKLRLTPIYGDDDIITHVIGIQIFTEVNIDLGPVPGSSIKESMKSSTRSAFRPGVVGDQNVYRGFCGILQLSDEVLSLKILSRLTPRDIASVGSVCRRLYDLTKNEDLWLMVCQNAWGYETTRVLETVPGAKRLGWGRLARELTTLEAAAWRKLTVGGAVEPSRCNFSACAVGNRVVLFGGEGVNMQPMNDTFVLDLNSSNPEWQHVQVSSPPPGRWGHTLSCVNGSHLVVFGGCGRQGLLNDVFVLDLDAKPPTWREISGLAPPLPRSWHSSCTLDGTKLIVSGGCADSGVLLSDTFLLDLSMEKPVWREIPVAWTPPSRLGHTLSVYGGRKILMFGGLAKSGPLRFRSSDVFTMDLSEEEPCWRCVTGSGMPGAGNPGGVAPPPRLDHVAVSLPGGRILIFGGSVAGLHSASQLYLLDPTDEKPTWRILNVPGRPPRFAWGHSTCVVGGTRAIVLGGQTGEEWMLTELHELSLASSAI, encoded by the exons ATGGAGTGGGATAGTAATTCCGATCTGAGTGGGGATGAAGACGAAGGCTTCGTCTTTAACGATGGAGACCCACTTCCTTTCCCTGTCCAGAATTTGCTGCAAACGGCTCCTTGTGGCTTTGTTGTCACCGATGCTATCGAACCCGACCACCCCATCGTTTATATCAACACCATCTTCGAGATGGTTACTGGGTATCGTGCTGAAGAGGTTATTGGTCGCAATTG CCGTTTCTTACAGTATAGAGGGCCATTTGCAAAAAGACGGCATCCTTTGGTAGACTCCTCAGTGGTATCAGAAATAAGGAGATGTCTTGAGGAGGGCATTGAGTTCCAAGGAGAGTTGTTGAACTTTAGAAAGGATGGGTCTCCTTTGATGAACAAATTGCGTCTTACTCCTATTTATGGAGATGATGATATAATCACTCATGTTATTGGAATCCAGATCTTCACAGAAGTGAACATCGATCTAGGTCCAGTGCCTGGATCTTCAATAAAGGAGTCTATGAAGTCATCCACCCGTTCTGCGTTTCGGCCTGGAGTAGTTGGGGACCAAAATGTCTACCGTGGGTTTTGCGGGATATTGCAATTGAGCGATGAGGTATTGTCTCTCAAGATACTATCACGATTGACTCCAAGAGATATTGCATCTGTTGGTTCTGTCTGTAGACGGCTATATGACCTGACAAAAAACGAGGACCTTTGGCTGATGGTCTGTCAAAATGCATGGGGTTACGAGACTACTCGTGTTTTAGAGACAGTTCCTGGTGCCAAGAGACTTGGGTGGGGTAGGCTGGCAAGGGAGTTGACCACTCTTGAAGCAGCTGCATGGAGGAAGCTTACTGTTGGAGGGGCTGTTGAACCTTCACGGTGCAACTTTAGTGCTTGTGCTGTCGGGAATCGAGTTGTACTTTTCGGTGGTGAAGGAGTAAATATGCAACCGATGAAcgacacctttgtattggatctGAATTCCAGTAACCCGGAGTGGCAACATGTCCAGGTGAGTTCTCCTCCACCTGGTCGTTGGGGTCATACACTTTCTTGCGTGAATGGGTCTCATCTGGTGGTATTTGGTGGCTGTGGAAGGCAGGGCCTGCTAAATGATGTTTTCGTGCTAGATTTGGATGCTAAGCCTCCGACTTGGCGAGAGATCTCAGGATTGGCTCCTCCGCTACCTAGATCATGGCACAGCTCCTGCACTCTTGATGGAACCAAGCTCATAGTTTCCGGTGGTTGTGCAGATTCGGGAGTACTTCTTAGTGACACTTTCCTGCTTGATCTTTCAATGGAGAAACCTGTCTGGAGAGAGATACCCGTAGCGTGGACCCCACCTTCTCGTTTGGGTCACACACTGTCGGTATACGGTGGTCGGAAAATATTGATGTTTGGAGGTCTTGCTAAGAGTGGTCCTCTACGGTTTCGTTCTAGTGATGTGTTCACAATGGATTTAAGTGAGGAGGAACCCTGTTGGAGATGTGTAACTGGGAGTGGGATGCCTGGCGCTGGAAACCCTGGGGGCGTAGCTCCACCTCCAAGACTTGACCATGTTGCTGTGAGCCTACCCGGTGGAAGAATtctcatctttggcgggtctgtCGCTGGTCTTCACTCTGCTTCCCAACTTTATCTCCTGGATCCAACCGATGAGAAACCTACATGGAGGATACTAAATGTGCCCGGGAGACCCCCGAGGTTTGCCTGGGGGCATAGTACTTGTGTTGTCGGTGGAACAAGGGCTATCGTACTCGGTGGTCAAACAGGCGAAGAGTGGATGCTAACCGAGCTCCATGAACTATCATTAGCAAGTTCTGCTATCTGA